The Desulfobacterales bacterium genome includes the window CCCTTGGGCACCGTACTTTTCCACCGGTTCCTCAAAGGTATTGGTGCCCCGGTTAAACCGCCATGACGTAAAGGCGTGAAGCATCCCGTCGTTACCACCCGCGTATACCACCGTTTGACGGTTCTTATGTGCTTCAACATAAGCGCCGTAAGACCGGTCGGAATAAATGATATGATACTGCTCGACAGGTTTGCTGACCGAAACCGGCGTTGAGTAGACAATATCTCCCAGTTTCCATTGCTTCCCGTCGATGGCGCGGTTCCGAAGTCCGGGAGCATCGACGCCTCGAACGTAGTTGATCAGCCTTCGGGCCCGAAAATCCAGGTCCGGGCCTAACAGGTTGATATTTGCGTCCGGGAAGAGAGCGATGTCCGCATTGCTGACCCCGAGCATACTCTTGATTGAATCAAGATTACCGTCGGCAAAGGGTATCAGGCTACCGTTCAAAGCGGAAGTCAGAATATTGCGATCCGAACTGTCCGTATCCGCCAAAACCCTACCGGCTTCCCAAATGGGAAGGATATCGTCCATCTCAACCGTAAAATATCCGTCTGCATCTAAATCGGGATATTGCTGCGCAACAGTCACATTATAGCGTCGAACCTTGCTTTCTCCATTGATCAATTTAAAGACGAGAACCTTATCTTCCGACAAGTCAAGCCGTTGATTACCGTTGGTGTCTTCCCGTATCAGTCCCTGGGAATCAACCCACAATGACTGAAGATATCCCATCCAGCGAACCTCATCGGTGCCCGTAGCGGTCACGGGCCTGAAATAGGCTTGAATCAGGGTGCCTTCCCCTTCATTGGTGGTAGCCAGTACCGATGCAGAGGTTCCGGAAGCGGATTTAGCCGCAATTTGTGCAAACGATGCATTGAGCTGCGCTTCCAACCGAAGCGGATTGGTTACATAAAAATAGTTATCCGGAATGCCGTCGTGATTGGTGTCCCACTCTGTTTCAAGATCCGGTATATCATTGTCGTTCTGATCCTTAAACCCGCCATATTTGCCGGCATAAAAGAGTGGATCTTTCAGTAAGGTGGCAGCCGGAGCATTGCCGGTGGTAAAGTTTCTGGTCGTGCTGTTCGGCAGAAACGTGTGGTCTTCCCAGGCACGATCCGCCACCCCCTGGTTCGGTCCAATCCCCGGAGGGGTATCCAAATAAAAGTCCTTATCCTCGTTGTTGGGCTGACTTGCGTTTTTTATTTCCATGTAAACGCCGTCATCGTCCGTTCCCGAAATGATATAGCCGAAATGCTGTTTGGTACTGCCGCCATTCACATTGGCGCTTTCTATGTGAATATCCAAGCTGCCATCCGGTTGTTTCGTATATTCATAAGTGATGATCGCATCCATATCAAAGTCGGACCCCTGCTCGGCATGCTCATAGGATACTCGAAACTTTCCGTGATCAGCACTGAGTTCTTCCACATAAAAGTCCACCATGGCGCATGTCGGCTGAAAATCTTTGACACACTCTCCGGAGTCGGGACGACACGGTTCAACACCCCCGCCACTGGCCGAGTAAATTGATTTGGCAAGCGGCACCAGCGTGACGATCTTCCCATTGGCCATGGGGATTTCTATCCTGGGCAAAGGGGACGCAAGACCTACCGCATAAGTGTCGACCTTTTGATCTCCTTCCACGATATTTAGATCCGTAATCTGGCCGTAATGAGCGACAGAGGCGGCATAATAGCCGCCCGCTTTTGTCGGCTCTTCCGGACATAAGCCCCGAATGCTGGACAAGCCGGCTACGGTTTTTCCGGAACACGCGGTGTCAAAGCTGCCGCCACTCTGACCGATGTAATATTTGTTCCCGCTGATGCCCTCGTTGGCAGAGATGGGGGCAAGGCCGGAAGCCACATTCAACGCGCCGAAATTCTCGACAAAACCATCATTGAAATTGCCGTCAACCCCGGGCAACTGGTTCGTATCATAAGAGGGATTGATATCACTGATAACCAGCATCACCGGTTTGGCGCAAGCCGGATATGTGCCGTAAGGGTCTTGCCACGCTTCCAAAGGAAGATTCAGCCCTCTGTCGTTTCCATCCGAAACCAAAGTGGAAAACCGATTCGTTTTTTCAGCACCGGCGAAATATCGAAGACTTTCATACATCATCTCCGCAACGGGATTTCCCCACATGTAATTTTCGCCTTCATTAATGGGACGGCTGTATATGGTTTGATCCCAATAATGGGTGCCATGATTAAATCCAATGATGCGAAAATTATCGATGGTTTTAACAATTCCCTTAATCGATGCATCCGATTTGTATTTAAACTGGCCGGTATCGGGATTGATTTCATCGGAAATCGGCCCGATATTCTTTCTCAGAGCCCCGCCTGACAGGTGATTCCCATAAGAGGCTGTTAAAAGACCAAAATACATTCGTTCAGATTCCCCATACCGTTGCAATAGACCGGTAGGCTTATAATTGCCATCCGGGTACTGCTTGCAATTTCCTTCCGGACTGGCTGAATCGCATACCAACACACGCACTTCATATTGATGCTCGGGCGCGCCTACCAATGTATCGCCCATAATACCGGTTCCGCTCTCAGCCGACACCCATGTCCAAATACGCTTGTCGCTGTTCAGTTTTACCCGCAATAAGGGGGCGTAAGTTGCAGCACCCGGAGCAACAAGCGAACCGCTGGCGAAAAGATGCCGTTTGCCCGCGGCCGGTAGACTAAAGGGCGTATATTTACTGATATCGTACCCATCCGTTGCAATATCTAAATATTCTTTGCCCCAGCAATGGGCATCATTGGGGATATAGGCTCTTTCCAGCACGGTTCGATCCGCTGTGTCGGTAGAACGATACCCGCCGTAAAGAACTTTTCTGACGGTATCAATACGGGACATGGTCAAATAATTTAAATAATCCCCACTCCAATAGGCACCGGCAGGTTTTTCTTTTCCGTTTATGGTGGGACCGACAGCTTCAAACCGTTTATTGCCGGCGACGTATTCATAATACTTGTAACTGTCAAAATAGCCATAATACTCGATGGCCGGGTTATAGCGTATGTCCAACTGGCCGTCTCCATCAAGGTCCGACGCATCGTTATATGCTTCATAATAAAGTTTATGGTCACGCCCCATAACAAGCATGACCAAGGGAGGAATGCTTTTGGCCCCCACAATGGGCACCGCCTGGTATTGAATCGGCGTAACCGCGTGAGCCGATTGTGACCCCGCGAACATCAAAGAGGCGATCAGGATCGCTCTTACCATCTGAAATGCCTTATTATGGTCTTTCATCGTCTCACCTTTCATTCTACAACCCTCCAGGAATACCCAACAATTTTATATACTTTGACGTAATAGACGCTCTGGCGCCGCCCGAGCCCGCGGCTTGGGTGGTGAACCAATAGGGAATTTCAATGGCCGCCCGTTCCCCAACGCCAGATGCACCAGTACCGAATTCCGCGCCCCCCCCTTTTACCTGCTGAGCCTTTAACCGGTCGAGGTTAATCCCCACATTGCTCGTAACGGTTTGAAGCGTCCCGTCATCCGGGTTCTTCCGACCGCTCTTCATCGTATAAGTAAGGTCGTCTGTCGAATCATACGCGCCATCATAATCATACGCCTCATCCTTCAGAGCGGCGCCGGTCTGCCCCATTGCAAGTTCAAACCTATGGAGAGTGGTCGGCTGCAAGGACACCTCGTCATCATCAAGCACTCGGGACACCCATTTAGCCATGCCATAATTCCCGCTTTCGGCATGATAGAAAACGATCTTATAATTTTTATCATTTCCCGCTATCTTTTGCTCAACCACCGACATGTTGGTGGCGCTGACCCCGATAATCGTAACAAGCGCCAACACCATCATGACGATTAGGATCACGGATCCCTTCTGGTCATAGCGGCCGGCTGTAAATGCGCCCATATCCATCCTCTCTTTCATGCTTTTCAAATGATCTCCGGCACCACTCGCTGCATGGAAACGCTGCGTTGCATGCCGTTTCCGCGCCAAATAATAATCACCGACACGGTCTTGGTGCGCTCGATCAAATCATCCACCGCTACATTCCAGTAAAGCGTGTACTGGCCGCTCGGATCATTTTCGATATGATCAGCGCTTGCCGCGGTCACATCAAAAAGCCCCCGATCCCCCGCACCGCCGTCGCCATCCGTGTCATTCAGGTCCGAATGATTATAGGGAAGCATCATCAGGGTTTCGATTTTATCCATTCCCCAAGTGGAGGCTTCCGTGTATTGCCGGGCGGAGGTATTCCCCTGCATAGCGGAAATCTGCATATTGGCCACGGCGAGAACCCCGATGGAAAAAATCGCAATTCCGATCATCACTTCGACAATTGAAAATCCGTTCCGGTCAAGTCCTATAGACTTCTTTCCTCTCACACCCGGCACACTTTCAACGCCGAAACAAGGTTTGATTATCTTCATGTCCGTTTATCCCCCCATATTTCTGCAAACCACTGATGCGGTGAGCAAGCGCCTTCGGAAGTTGTCATTCGCGACCAGTCTTTTATCCCCGATCACATAAGTTGACTGGTCCACCAAGCTTTCATCCCGGCTCGGACTTCTCACCAGCATCCAGATTTGAACCGCCCGAATCTGCCCGATAGGCACCCGGTCGGCAATGGCAAGGGCCACCCCCCCCGGCGCATCATTCACGTCAATGACCCCATCGGCATTCGTATCCAAACTTGTGTCAAGCCATCTATCATTATCCGTATCGATCGCCCATATCGTCGGCTCCCCGGCATCCTGGATGCCGTTACCATTGGTATCCACAAAATCGAGTCTACCATCATCGTTGTCATCAAAAGCGTAGGCAAAGGCGATGGCCTCCACATTCTCTACGAGCGTATCGGGACCTCCTCCGGCCAGCGTGTCATTCCTTTGCAAAACCGTCGGTTGCGGCGTCCCCCCCGCGGCAACCATATCGGGAACGCCGTCCCCCGCGGCGTCTCCAGCCAGCGCATAGGTAATATCTTCTCCCGGTGAATTCAGCGCCTTATCGCAAAATCCGATCTCGTCCACATCATTGACCACCATGCCGTCCCCGTCATCGTCCACGCCATCATATATATCCATAGTGAACCGAACCTTACCGGATCCCGCCTCAATAATGCCCACTGCTTCTTTAGTCGAAAATTCGAGACGATTATATCCAGCCAGCCGAATTTCGCGGGTTAAATAATATAATCCGGCCCGCAGATTTTCCTGAATATCGACCACCCCCTGCTGAACCGTATAGGCTTTTTGTTGAGAGCTGAAGACGGAGTAAGCCGCTGCCACCACAACAGAGGATATTGCAATCCCAATCAGCAACTCCACCAGCGTAAAACCCCTGCTGCTCACCGCCATCGACTTGACCTTACGTTCCATATGCTTCATCCCTTCCCGAAAAACAGCACGAAACCGCTCAAAATACGGGCTAATTCCAGCTTACGCCGCCGTCCGCGCTTCGTATTATCCGACTACTTCCGGCAAGCGTCAGGTTAACCCCTTGATAGGTATCCCGCGCATTTTTAAGATGGATTTCACCCGCCAAGGTTGAAAATCCCCGGCTGTTAATGGTCACATCGACAACCGGGGCGACCACGCCGAAAAGGTCGATAATTACAATTCCCGCAGGCATGGCAAGATTCATAACCGGGTTATCCCCCCCATCCAGGATTCCCCTGTTAGGCGCATCGGTCGCATTGTCTAAAAAGGATGAACAAACACGCGTGTTTGAATCAAACCGGATAAAAACATCA containing:
- a CDS encoding PilC/PilY family type IV pilus protein, which encodes MKGETMKDHNKAFQMVRAILIASLMFAGSQSAHAVTPIQYQAVPIVGAKSIPPLVMLVMGRDHKLYYEAYNDASDLDGDGQLDIRYNPAIEYYGYFDSYKYYEYVAGNKRFEAVGPTINGKEKPAGAYWSGDYLNYLTMSRIDTVRKVLYGGYRSTDTADRTVLERAYIPNDAHCWGKEYLDIATDGYDISKYTPFSLPAAGKRHLFASGSLVAPGAATYAPLLRVKLNSDKRIWTWVSAESGTGIMGDTLVGAPEHQYEVRVLVCDSASPEGNCKQYPDGNYKPTGLLQRYGESERMYFGLLTASYGNHLSGGALRKNIGPISDEINPDTGQFKYKSDASIKGIVKTIDNFRIIGFNHGTHYWDQTIYSRPINEGENYMWGNPVAEMMYESLRYFAGAEKTNRFSTLVSDGNDRGLNLPLEAWQDPYGTYPACAKPVMLVISDINPSYDTNQLPGVDGNFNDGFVENFGALNVASGLAPISANEGISGNKYYIGQSGGSFDTACSGKTVAGLSSIRGLCPEEPTKAGGYYAASVAHYGQITDLNIVEGDQKVDTYAVGLASPLPRIEIPMANGKIVTLVPLAKSIYSASGGGVEPCRPDSGECVKDFQPTCAMVDFYVEELSADHGKFRVSYEHAEQGSDFDMDAIITYEYTKQPDGSLDIHIESANVNGGSTKQHFGYIISGTDDDGVYMEIKNASQPNNEDKDFYLDTPPGIGPNQGVADRAWEDHTFLPNSTTRNFTTGNAPAATLLKDPLFYAGKYGGFKDQNDNDIPDLETEWDTNHDGIPDNYFYVTNPLRLEAQLNASFAQIAAKSASGTSASVLATTNEGEGTLIQAYFRPVTATGTDEVRWMGYLQSLWVDSQGLIREDTNGNQRLDLSEDKVLVFKLINGESKVRRYNVTVAQQYPDLDADGYFTVEMDDILPIWEAGRVLADTDSSDRNILTSALNGSLIPFADGNLDSIKSMLGVSNADIALFPDANINLLGPDLDFRARRLINYVRGVDAPGLRNRAIDGKQWKLGDIVYSTPVSVSKPVEQYHIIYSDRSYGAYVEAHKNRQTVVYAGGNDGMLHAFTSWRFNRGTNTFEEPVEKYGAQGFTIGDELWSYIPRAVLPHLKWLSDPDYYHSYYVDSTPRIFDAKIAGVGQNEWGTFLLLGLNMGGKDIPVDADADGNTETFKPSYTLLDITNPTSPKLVWERTYEGLGMSRSVPSIIKIGGDHFKQNDVRVPTGRPERWLAVFGSGPQGDLAYQGISDQPGRVYVVDLKTGDPTGAGGNDYLFTLSDNSVVNSPVALDKGLNFEVNAIYLGESIKADPADPHSAWTGKAWTIDTYENWDGVNANGDRDPDWWEVTNDPTVWHHHLLAEEFKPLPAGPMMKLGPITAPMALSLDMDDNVWVYFGTGRYVSEADKTDAAPQHLFGMKDPLFHNAREYSFDGYVAGAAQGIGAEKLLNASLYRVKKDRTIEAYGGGAWGEIGNWDDLLKLVRQNNGILPDGTVDVDNDWLDGWSRNLEISEDVPPLPSERCISKFSVLGGAVFVPAYTPSDDVCHFGGTSILYGLYFETGTAFYKPLLPPNAGEIMEETKALGEGAPPPIGGIHIGREKGGKAFLQMSTGEIIEADVDPAFPFKSRMVDWFD
- a CDS encoding prepilin-type N-terminal cleavage/methylation domain-containing protein, whose amino-acid sequence is MKIIKPCFGVESVPGVRGKKSIGLDRNGFSIVEVMIGIAIFSIGVLAVANMQISAMQGNTSARQYTEASTWGMDKIETLMMLPYNHSDLNDTDGDGGAGDRGLFDVTAASADHIENDPSGQYTLYWNVAVDDLIERTKTVSVIIIWRGNGMQRSVSMQRVVPEII
- a CDS encoding prepilin-type N-terminal cleavage/methylation domain-containing protein; the encoded protein is MERKVKSMAVSSRGFTLVELLIGIAISSVVVAAAYSVFSSQQKAYTVQQGVVDIQENLRAGLYYLTREIRLAGYNRLEFSTKEAVGIIEAGSGKVRFTMDIYDGVDDDGDGMVVNDVDEIGFCDKALNSPGEDITYALAGDAAGDGVPDMVAAGGTPQPTVLQRNDTLAGGGPDTLVENVEAIAFAYAFDDNDDGRLDFVDTNGNGIQDAGEPTIWAIDTDNDRWLDTSLDTNADGVIDVNDAPGGVALAIADRVPIGQIRAVQIWMLVRSPSRDESLVDQSTYVIGDKRLVANDNFRRRLLTASVVCRNMGG
- a CDS encoding GspH/FimT family pseudopilin; translated protein: MIKLLKSNNGFTLIEVMIVISILGIIAGVGGAGLNRWLPDYRLKSSVLDIRSMIQSARLEAVKNNADVFIRFDSNTRVCSSFLDNATDAPNRGILDGGDNPVMNLAMPAGIVIIDLFGVVAPVVDVTINSRGFSTLAGEIHLKNARDTYQGVNLTLAGSSRIIRSADGGVSWN
- a CDS encoding pilus assembly PilX N-terminal domain-containing protein, translating into MKERMDMGAFTAGRYDQKGSVILIVMMVLALVTIIGVSATNMSVVEQKIAGNDKNYKIVFYHAESGNYGMAKWVSRVLDDDEVSLQPTTLHRFELAMGQTGAALKDEAYDYDGAYDSTDDLTYTMKSGRKNPDDGTLQTVTSNVGINLDRLKAQQVKGGGAEFGTGASGVGERAAIEIPYWFTTQAAGSGGARASITSKYIKLLGIPGGL